In a single window of the Arachis hypogaea cultivar Tifrunner chromosome 6, arahy.Tifrunner.gnm2.J5K5, whole genome shotgun sequence genome:
- the LOC112695414 gene encoding uncharacterized protein, whose amino-acid sequence MVNTSKLFPLFGLCPFPTQSSTMNAQTRNPRSKTRKKPSSYGASRRSALKKTFTQEQVTFTAPLSPDPLVAIIGGGISGLLCASFLEQRGVRSTVFDTGVHGLGGRLGTRVVDRNSLVFDHAAQFFTVNDSRFAELVHDWIDKGLVSEWKGPIGELQSGGNFVPFPSSPPRYIATHGMRSLADSLLAQARMVNVVRPCWVSKLEPFNGMWHLSENGKPCGQFDAIVIAHNGKCANRLLMTSGLPLIAKQMKRLELSSIWALLAAFEDPLPFWDATEVPFEGAFVRGVDSLSWMANNTKKLQNSHNGGPHCWTFLSTAAYGKQNKVPQENIPAATSSRVTAEMLESVEAALGLSKGSLPKLSYTRLQLWGAALPTNTPRIPCIFDPFGRAGICGDWLLGSNIESAVLSGIALANHIADYFQSTGADPAEFAVGLNQEFQPLEGHDIGQFPGLRSDDKIDEAQLYELAK is encoded by the exons ATGGTTAACACCTCCAAACTATTTCCCCTTTTTGGATTGTGTCCATTCCCAACTCAAAGCTCCACCATGAATGCCCAAACCCGAAACCCTCGCTCCAAAACCCGAAAGAAGCCATCGTCGTACGGCGCTTCTAGAAGATCAGCTCTCAAGAAAACCTTCACTCAGGAACAGGTCACCTTCACCGCCCCGCTCTCCCCCGACCCTCTCGTCGCCATCATCGGCGGCGGCATCTCCGGCCTCCTCTGCGCCTCCTTCCTCGAACAACGCGGCGTTCGCTCCACCGTTTTCGACACC GGTGTTCATGGTCTTGGTGGAAGATTGGGAACGAGGGTTGTTGATCGTAATTCGTTGGTATTTGACCACGCTGCTCAGTTCTTCACTGTCAATGATTCTCGTTTTGCTGAGCTGGTTCATGATTGGATCGATAAGGGTCTTGTCTCAGAGTGGAAGGGTCCCATTGGAGAGCTTCAGAGCGGTGGCAACTTTGTTCCTTTCCCATCATCTCCTCCAAGATACATTGCCACTCATGGAATGCGTTCCCTTGCTGATTCTTTACTTGCTCAG GCTCGCATGGTTAATGTGGTGAGACCGTGCTGGGTCAGCAAGCTCGAGCCCTTCAATGGGATGTGGCACTTGAGTGAAAATGGGAAACCTTGTGGCCAGTTCGATGCTATTGTTATTGCACACAATG GAAAATGTGCGAATCGCTTGCTCATGACATCAGGGTTACCTTTAATTGCAAAACAAATGAAG AGATTGGAACTGAGTTCAATATGGGCCCTTCTAGCGGCATTTGAGGACCCTCTTCCTTTTTGGGATGCCACAGAAGTTCCTTTTGAAGGAGCTTTTGTGCGAGGAGTTGATTCATTGTCATGGATGGCCAATAATACAAAGAAACTACAGAATTCTCATAATGGTGGTCCTCACTGTTGGACCTTCCTGAGCACTGCTGCTTATGGAAAACAGAACAAGGTTCCTCAG GAAAACATCCCTGCTGCTACATCATCAAGGGTAACGGCAGAAATGCTAGAGAGTGTTGAGGCTGCTCTTGGACTATCAAAAGGGTCACTTCCAAAGCTGTCTTATACCAGGCTCCAATTATG GGGTGCAGCCCTCCCTACAAATACACCTCGAATTCCTTGCATCTTTGATCCCTTTGGAAGGGCTGGGATATGCGGTGATTGGCTGCTAGGTTCTAATATAGAGTCAGCAGTACTGAGTGGAATCGCTCTGGCTAACCAC ATTGCAGACTATTTTCAAAGCACTGGAGCTGATCCTGCAGAATTTGCAGTCGGTTTAAATCAAGAGTTCCAACCACTGGAAGGCCATGATATTGGACAATTCCCAGGTTTGCGGTCAGATGATAAGATAGATGAAGCACAATTATACGAACTTGCAAAATAG